A genomic window from Glycine max cultivar Williams 82 chromosome 17, Glycine_max_v4.0, whole genome shotgun sequence includes:
- the LOC100778250 gene encoding protein DETOXIFICATION 49 produces MRQLSPTSNFCERNEGHPNASNHKVQDEPNMLTTLIPKSPTCQLHQMQNPHNNINTTHLSLSLVEAKCIANISFSMILTGLLLYSRSVISMLFLGHLGELALAGGSLAIGFANITGYSVLSGLAMGMEPICGQAFGAKRFKLLGLTMQRTVLLLLITSCLISLFFWLNMKKILLLCAQEQDIANEAELYIFYSLPDLVLQSLLHPLRIYLRSQSITLPLTCCAAVSILLHVPVNYLFVSILNLGIKGVALSAVITNLNLVVLLIIYIVFSGTHKKTWPGISRECFNGWKKLLNLAIPSCVSVCLEWWWYEIMILLCGLLVNPHASVASMGVLIQTTALIYIFPSSLSFGVSTRVGNELGAGNPRRAKLAAIVGLCFSFVFGLSALAFAVSVRNVWASMFTLDGEIIALTTAVLPIIGLCELGNCPQTTVCGVLRGTARPKLGANINLGCFYLVGMPVAVWLGFFAGFDFKGLWLGMLAAQGSCIVTMMFVLARTNWEGQALRAKELTSSDPREEKKLVEEEHEEKGFLGSCATKEASDLVV; encoded by the coding sequence ATGCGCCAGTTATCACCAACCTCAAATTTCTGTGAAAGGAATGAGGGCCACCCAAACGCATCAAATCACAAAGTACAGGATGAGCCCAACATGTTAACCACTTTGATTCCCAAATCCCCAACATGTCAACTACACCAAATGCAAAATCCCCATAATAACATTAACACAACACATTTGTCCCTTTCTCTCGTCGAAGCCAAGTGCATAGCCAACATATCCTTCTCCATGATCCTCACTGGCCTCTTACTCTATTCCCGCTCCGTGATCTCCATGCTCTTCCTCGGCCACCTCGGAGAACTCGCTCTCGCAGGTGGCTCCTTAGCCATTGGCTTCGCCAACATCACAGGATACTCTGTTCTCTCTGGCCTCGCCATGGGCATGGAACCCATCTGCGGCCAAGCCTTCGGCgccaaaagattcaaacttCTCGGCCTCACCATGCAGAGAACCGTTCTCCTTCTCCTCATAACCTCATGCCTCATCTCATTATTCTTCTGgctcaacatgaagaaaatattaCTCCTTTGCGCCCAAGAACAAGACATAGCCAACGAGGCAGAACTCTACATATTTTACTCCCTCCCTGATCTTGTATTGCAGTCGCTGCTACACCCTTTGAGAATCTACCTTCGGAGTCAATCAATAACGCTCCCTCTCACGTGCTGCGCCGCCGTTTCGATCCTCCTCCACGTGCCCGTCAACTACCTCTTCGTGTCTATCCTCAACCTCGGAATCAAAGGCGTTGCACTAAGCGCTGTTATCACAAACCTCAACCTCGTAGTGCTGTTGATTATTTATATAGTGTTTTCAGGCACGCACAAGAAAACATGGCCGGGTATTTCTCGCGAGTGCTTCAACGGATGGAAAAAGCTCTTGAATCTAGCGATTCCGAGTTGTGTTTCCGTTTGTCTGGAATGGTGGTGgtatgaaattatgattttgcTCTGCGGGTTATTAGTTAACCCTCATGCAAGTGTTGCATCCATGGGGGTTTTGATTCAAACAACAGCTTTGATATACATTTTTCCGTCTTCTTTGAGTTTCGGAGTGTCCACGCGCGTTGGTAACGAGTTGGGAGCCGGGAATCCTCGGAGGGCGAAACTCGCGGCGATTGTCGGCCTCTGCTTCAGTTTTGTGTTTGGGCTTTCTGCTTTGGCGTTCGCTGTTTCAGTGAGGAATGTTTGGGCTTCGATGTTCACGCTCGATGGGGAAATCATTGCTTTGACGACGGCGGTGTTGCCGATTATTGGGCTCTGCGAGCTTGGGAACTGTCCCCAGACGACGGTTTGCGGCGTCCTGAGAGGGACGGCGAGGCCGAAATTGGGGGCGAACATAAACTTGGGTTGCTTCTACCTCGTGGGCATGCCCGTTGCGGTGTGGTTGGGGTTCTTTGCAGGGTTTGACTTCAAAGGGTTGTGGCTTGGGATGTTGGCGGCGCAAGGGTCGTGTATTGTGACGATGATGTTCGTGTTGGCTAGGACCAATTGGGAGGGTCAAGCGTTACGAGCTAAGGAACTCACTAGTTCTGATCctagggaagagaaaaaactagTGGAAGAGGAACATGAGGAGAAAGGGTTTTTGGGATCATGTGCCACCAAAGAAGCTTCTGATTTGGTTGTTTGA
- the LOC100778793 gene encoding ethylene-responsive transcription factor ERF027 — protein MASSSSSKRHPLYHGIRCRGGKWVTEIREPRKTNRIWLGTFLTPEMAAAAYDVAALALKGNEAVLNFPDSVGRYPVPASNSPSDIRFAAIAAAELMKPEANNNNNVNASTTNNAAVQSDSNDVLPSFETEFMDEEAIFSMPSLLVDMAGGMLLSPPRMSPPSDNESNYVGETLWNF, from the coding sequence AtggcatcatcatcatcatcgaaGAGGCATCCATTGTACCATGGAATCCGTTGCCGCGGAGGAAAATGGGTTACTGAAATCCGCGAACCGCGAAAAACAAACCGCATATGGCTGGGGACGTTCCTGACGCCGGAGATGGCGGCCGCCGCCTACGATGTGGCGGCGTTGGCCCTGAAAGGCAACGAGGCGGTTCTTAACTTCCCTGACTCGGTTGGCAGGTATCCGGTGCCGGCATCCAATTCCCCTTCGGACATCCGCTTCGCTGCCATTGCTGCTGCAGAACTCATGAAGCCTGaagccaacaacaacaacaacgttaATGCATCAACAACAAATAATGCAGCAGTTCAATCTGATAGCAATGATGTTTTACCTTCGTTTGAAACTGAGTTTATGGACGAGGAAGCCATATTCTCCATGCCAAGTTTGCTGGTTGACATGGCTGGGGGAATGTTGCTATCTCCTCCCAGAATGAGCCCTCCCTCCGATAACGAAAGTAATTATGTTGGAGAAACTTTGTGGAACTTTTGA
- the LOC100779318 gene encoding dehydration-responsive element-binding protein 1E, producing MNILGQSLHQSNNGSYSCSSPETANSSNLPTTPKAVHSDEEVNTLASAHPKKRAGRRIFKETRHPVYRGVRRRNNNKWVCEVRVPNDKSTRIWLGTYPTPEMAARAHDVAALSLRGKSACLNFADSAWRLPLPASTNAKEIRRVAAAAAVAIAAEDSRGKQLRTNAIDAVADCEVSSSDIGVDENCNNNKASQRFCDLDEITMPDAPVFEDMHEWLQTMAAEPLRSPTFVTYVNVRDVWNFVEDDAEVSLWSFTV from the coding sequence ATGAATATTCTCGGACAATCACTCCACCAATCAAACAACGGCAGCTACTCTTGTTCGTCGCCGGAGACTGCAAACTCCTCTAACCTTCCGACCACTCCGAAAGCCGTTCACTCCGACGAGGAAGTGAACACATTAGCATCGGCTCATCCTAAGAAACGTGCGGGGCGTCGAATTTTTAAGGAGACAAGGCATCCCGTGTACAGAGGAGTGCGGCGGAGGAACAACAACAAGTGGGTCTGCGAGGTTCGTGTTCCCAACGACAAGTCCACGAGGATTTGGCTCGGAACGTATCCAACGCCTGAGATGGCCGCACGTGCGCACGACGTCGCCGCGCTCTCGCTTCGAGGTAAGTCGGCGTGTCTCAACTTCGCCGACTCGGCGTGGCGGTTGCCCTTGCCGGCGTCGACCAATGCGAAGGAGATTCGGCGCGTGGCGGCGGCGGCTGCTGTAGCGATTGCGGCGGAAGACAGCCGCGGCAAGCAGTTGCGGACTAATGCGATTGATGCCGTTGCTGATTGCGAAGTTAGCAGCAGTGACATAGGCGTCGATGAAAATTGCAATAACAATAAAGCTTCGCAGAGGTTTTGTGATTTGGATGAAATTACAATGCCAGATGCACCGGTTTTTGAGGACATGCATGAGTGGCTTCAGACTATGGCTGCTGAACCATTAAGATCACCTACTTTTGTAACATATGTTAATGTTAGGGATGTCTGGAACTTTGTGGAGGATGATGCTGAGGTTTCCTTGTGGAGCTTCACCGTCTGA